The genomic stretch GTGTCAAACTGCTGGCTGACAACTGGAAGGAAGCTGGAGTGGGCCTGTGCTGTGTTTTCAAATTAACCTTGAAAGTTGGACTTGTATGGAAGTTTTTAGGACTCTTCAGCTTCACTAAAGATGCGCCTGCTTTGCTGTTCTACTCTGTAGGATGTTGTACATGTGCTTCAACCCCTCTTCCACCTTTCATTTAGATAATTAGGTTTAACTCCTTTTACTTCACAAAACAAGGCAAATCCGGctgtattaaattattaatgccAAATTCTGTATTTAGTTGATTAGTGAACAGAGTGGCATCATCAAGGAAAATATCGCAGGGTTGTATGGTTCAGTGTCTTTAACGACCCACATAATGCTGCAATAGCTCCAACACTTTTTCCAAGTTATTATATTCTTCTccacattttctctcttttcattcTTTTGCTTTAAAGATGATAAATGCTTTTGcgcaaaccaaaaaaaaaataaataaaaaaaatgaagaattcttctttacaaacaaacaaagaaaattacAGTTACTTTTATCTTATAAAATTGTTGTTGTTAATTGAATGACATTCTGAATGTTGAAATCAATGGGATGTCTATGTTTTGCAGTAAGTTAGTAACCAATGCTAGGGATGACTCAATAAGTTTAGGCTCTCTTCTAGATCCAAGGTTTAACACGTGataggtgcaaacaattctttaggACCACACCTCCCGGTGAAAAGCCAACAACTTAACCAATTCCGTATATAAAAACTTTCGAGAGTGCGGTACACGGAATCGGAGTTTATTCTGCAAGGATGAATATGAAGGGCTTTTCCTTGGAGAGATTTCccaatgtaaaaaaaataaataaataaataaaaaaacttcagTTGATCGTGTTGTTTCATCATTAATATTTTCTTCACATTGTTGCTTTTTACTATTTATACGTTTTTCACGGAAGATGAATTCTATTTCTATTTCCATCACCACTCttttggataaaattaaagCAAGTGTTTTTTTTGTAAAGCTGATGATTGTGGTGGCTATAGAATGCTCACTAATCTACGGTTTCTTTAAATGATAAGCTTCCACAAATCAGTGATCAGAAGAAAGTTCATGACTAGTGGACCTCCTCTCATGTCGACGGGAATGGCTAGAATGTTTATGACGCTTGTGAGAGCGTTCGTCTTCATCCTTGGAGCTCCTCTTGCGAGTCCTGTCTGAAGAGCTCCTCTTGTGATGGCGTTCTTCCCTCCCAGTAGACCTCATATTGGCAGAATGATCATCTCGTTCCATGGAGGTCCTCTTGCCATGATATTCTTCCCTCTCGACAGAGCTCCATCTCTGAGAGAGCTCCTCTGGGTCCACAGAACTCCTGCTGTGATATCGCTCTTTGCCGTCCACAGAACTCCGTTTGTGAGTGTGTTCTCGCCCGTCCCTAGAGCTCTTGTGAGAGCTCTCTTCCCTGTCCACTGAACTCCTTTCTTTTCTTGGGGGAGATGGGTCCTACAACCACATATTAGATATCAAAAAAGAATTACTTATGTAGGTTTCATGAGTTCAGGTTTGATAATCAGCCAAAAGCTACATGGTTTGAAGAGACTTTCTAGATGGAATATGCAGGATAAAGTCAATTGATACCAGAGGCAGAAACAGTTTGAGACTATTAAAGTAGTATTAACATCCGTAACATCAATGACATTGATTATCCAACCTAACTTCCAACCCTAACGGAGTGGCTGATTTGctacaaaatagtagtttgatgtatctaaGTGACCCTTATCAGTTTGTGAGCCTTTTTTGAAAATGACTGGTACTTTAAGGggttttttgtatttatcccaAAATAAGAGGTACAACTGCCGAGACCTTAAAAGACTAGAATTATTCGTGACAATATGTAATGGAGCCCAACCTTAGCCTATACcatcatttttcatttctccTCTATTTTTCCCTTAAACTATATTGTAGGATAGTAGGCTTGCAGCATATACAGGTCAGTAAGATTCTTTGTGAAGGAGCAGTAGAAAGCTAATAAGGTAAGAGAAACACTACCTGAAAGCGTGACATGTATCTTCCTTCTGGTGGAGGTGGAATTCCTAGCCTCTTCAAATCATCAAACGGGATTGGTCGCCTGGTTATGTAATTTACCATATATGAGAAGAACGGTGCAATTTGCCATTATATAGCCACAAAAGGTTAGCATTTTCAAAGTGAGATCTTTGGTTTCATTCAGGTTTtccaaaaggggaaaaaaaaagttgaatttttgCAAATGCCTGTGGCTATACCAAAGAAATGTTGGTACATAATGCTCCGAACCTCAAACAGCTCGgtagaaacaaaaaacaaaaaacaaaaacaaaaataaaagactgGCAACCCAAAAGCAAGGTTTTAATGCCAAAAGCATTTTTACCAACTCTCAACAAAGAGAAGCGTAAAAAGATGACATAAGCTTCGACTCATCATATAAATATGCTGGTTAACATGATGGATTGGGTTGGTTCAGTTGAAATTATATCAGCAAGATGTTAACAAAACTGGAATGAGGTCGGGAACCTACCCTGACAGAATTGTAGTGGATCATGATGTGAAAAGGTAACTTCACTCACCTGGTCTCTAGTTTATGACTTCTAACCAGTACACTTACCGAAACAACAATTATACTACATCATGTATCACAGGTAATGTATGTGTGGGTCTGTATTACATGAGATTGCCAATGCAACCACCTAAATTTGATCCAACATTGGTCAAGTCACTGTTTTTCAACTCAAGCCCAATACTATTGTCTGAAAAAacaaacttatcaaaaaaccaaaacccaAGTTCACCCATAGGTAACTCACGCTAAAACAGCATTGGATGTAACATTCCCAGGTTGCAGCCTTATAATAACCAGTAAAGATTTAGGTCAATCAGGTCCAAGAGCTAAACTAAAGATCCTTAGCCAACACAGGTTTGTGGAATTCGCTCAAAATTTGCCACCTCTGAAAGTAACTTTCcacattaaattaataatacagAAGAAAGCTAAGTAAACAGCCATGCAGTGGATCAACTTCATTTTTACATTAGCCAAAAAAGGTGTAAGCAGTtacttttccaaaaaaagataGGTAAATAGCCATGCAGTAGATGAACTTCATCTTTGCATTGGACAGAAAAGGTGCAAGCAGATTGCTTTTCCAAAAATTATTAATCGACTATTACTTGTATGGTAAAGCATTGTGGCCGTGTATTTATGATTTACCAGGTAGCATTCTATTATCAATGCTTGTGTACTGTGTATGCTGTTCTGaatctcaaaaaatgagaaCGTATACGGCACTGGTTTCCAGTTTACATAAAGTCCAATGTACCAACTGgagcaaaacaaataaatacagGAAAAGGAGATAGTGAAAGGACAATGACTCCATCCTCTACAGCATGCTTCAAAGCTCACTTCTCAACTGTCATTATTCCTAGATTTCTGACCAATTACTCTTTTACAGTAGTGAAAGGACAATGACTCCACCCTCTACAGCATCCTTCAAAGTTCACTTCTCCAACTATCATTTTTCCTAGATTTCTGGCCAATTAATCTTTTTACTTAAACAACTTTGATCTATATACTTGCCAAGCACCTGCTCTTATAAGAGCACGGCACAGGGTAAGGTTGTCAGCTCAAGATCCACTGGTGcgtaacttaaaaaaaaaaaaaaaaaaaaaaactttgatgtATATACTTATTCTTCCTCCCTACTGGACCTTTGATATGCAATTTCTTTCCCATCAAACTTTTATACAACTAACAGAGTTcctaaaaagaattaaaaacaaacTAACTTATCGAGGGTGGCAAAAGTTGTATCTAGGAAAGTACAGGCCAATATGACATCCAAAagatcaataaaaataattaatctacataaaaatatggaaaTGGTGCATACAGAGGAGCTCGAAATGGTTTTTCCCGTCCTCCAAAACGAAGTTGTCCAGATTCCTTCTTACCACCAAGACCCCCTCCTGTTCGGAAGAAAACGATAATAATACAGAATTGATCTATGGAAGTGACAGAATTTCAGAACTGAGAATCTTTAACTGACCTAACCTTCGTGGAATCCATCCTGGCATCAACTGTTGTCTATTGTAATCAACCATAATTTCACAATCATCAATCATAGAATGGTGAGCATCCTGCAACAGAGTCACAAAACAAAGATCAGCCCTGGTTCTCCCACCAGCATAACCATCACAAGCAGAGTGCGGCCATGCAGCTATGATGTCATTATATAATACTTGACACATTCATTGGCGTAAAACCAATTAAAAACCATGATCAGTGTGTTCAATCAGGTGCTCAAAAAAATAGATATACATCGCaatacacatacatacatatgagAGAcacagaaacagagagagagagagagagagagagaacatgcTTTATGTGTCTTAAgacttaagaaaacaaaatatgcaATGAACACGAAATGGCCCATGAATTCCTTGCTGCACAATTGTGTTTGGGTTGACTATCAACAAACTATCACTTCAATAAGTATGCTGCTTGTTATCAACGGTTGGCCTTTTGGTGCATCTATTCTTAGTTTATTGTGAATGTGTTCAATTGGTAAATGTCTTAATGCTCTACTTAGTTGTCAGGACAGTCACTCAAAAAAGTATACCCTAGGAAGAGTTTACAAACAGATCATCAAGTCCGGACAGTCACTCAAGTGTATATGATGTGAACCCACAAAGCCTTGGATTTGTGTTTAATTCATGCGTCTCTCTGTAcgtttatatatgattttattttctttaaagtaGTTGTGACAGGCTGCTTCAAGCAAGGTATTTAGCTAGATTTCAATcaagcattagttttttttttttttttgtaagtaccTAGTAAGCATTAGTTATCAACATAAAAATGTGACAAAATGGAGCAAACATATTCCAAAATTCTTCATGACACTATAACTACCACCAACCTAACATGACAAATGATTCTTGTTACACTATAAGACTTGTTTCGACTTCAACACAACCAAAAAATTAGTTACACATTCTTCATCTCCAAGGCCACAAACATAAATAAACTTATTATAGGGCTTCTACACCGCAATATATGATTGGAGCTCTTCAAATCACTCAAGCTCATGGAAGGCTAAAACAAGCACTTATCTTTCAATAAATACACACAATAAAGTCCACCATAATAAAAGGAACCCACTCAATCATCACACATCAAAAGATACGCAACCATATTTTCTGTCACTGGCAATCAAACCCAACTTAATTTGATTCAACATGGAGGGAAGCAGGACAAAAATAGGAAGTATGCTAAAACAAAAATTCGTAGAGCAGAAGCAAGAATTAACATTAAATCTATGATGTCATAGTACTAGTCACAGAAAATGATAAAGCCCCACTTGTGATGTTATACAAATCACTCTCTCTATTTTCCAATAGATGAAAGTTTGTAATTTTAGTGACGAAGACTCTTCTTAACATACCTCTAGATGGGCCAGAAAAGGTGAGTTCAAATTTGAAGAAAGGTAGGCTTCAATTTAAGGGTAATATGGGAAGGTACATACATAActgactttattttttaaaactttaatgtATTTTGGCACAATCCAAAAAGGAAAACATACATCTTTTGTGGGAGAGAACAAGTAATAGGTAACAAGATATCATATTTTAAGCTACTAATGTGTTGCAGCACCTTGTATGCACGCCGCATCTCTCTCTCAGTTTCATATTCAACAAAAGCATAACCACGTGAGGCACCAGTTACTGAAAGAAAAGCACCACATGAGTTAGAAAGATTGATCCTCATGTGTAAACAATGTtctatagaaaaaaaaaaatttacacattacaaaattatttgaataaaaaagggaagaaaacaattaaaaacaattcACATGAAATTGAAGGAAGCccattagaaaaacaaaatgctCATTATCCCTTCCCATCTTGTATATCTGACCTGTTATATTGACGTTTAAAGATGTTTATGGCATTAATATTAACTTGAAACTtaacaataaaaagaaacataataagGTTTATTAATTTTAGTCAACAAGCAGGGGCCAAAAGATGAATTGTTTTGTAAATAAAGCATGATGAAAACAaactaaccatttttttttttttttttttttttaaatgatgtggaaaaatatattaacatgAGCACTGTTATTCTTATACAATTTTGGATAATGGTATAAGAATACACAAATTTGAATCTAAATCCATTACATTAATATGCTTATCTAATCAGTGGATCACATTCATAAAGTTTTTGATAAGTGGATCACATTCATAAAGTAATTAATAGTCACATTTCACAAAGTATTAAATAAAGTCAGTAATATGGCATATACAGTAGACAAAGAcatgggaaaaaagaaaaataaaaaaataaaaaaatcaaatttagagcTTTATATAATTAGACATGaaccaaataactaaaatttcATCCATTAGAATTTAGAGAGAGATCAACATAGTTCTAGCAGGGAAACATACTCTTGCATAGCAAGAAAGGGAGTCCGATTCTTCAGAAGTTGGTAAACAACTCAAAGAAAGTttagataaataaaattatataacatAAATAGACATCTAGGGAAGCGATTGACATAAAATGAAGATCATTACCAATGTGCCTGACCAACCGCAAGTTCCTCACCCGCCCATACTTGCTCATAGCCTAAAAGACCAAGACCAATTTGTTGATAATtcgttaaaataaaaaagaaactttgtttataatagaaaaaagaaggaaagatttTATATCTACCAAATGAAAAATGATACATACCAGGaagtaaataaaaatcaattcaaCAAGTGACAGCTTAAACAGAGCAGCAAGAGAAAATAAACTGAATCTGGATTACAGATATTGAACTGGCGGAAAGGTAACTACCAAAATTTTGAATCTAAGATAGTGGCTGAGTGTAGGGGAGGGGGGAGAACAGAGTGCTTGGGTTTTGTAAGAGGAGAAGATTGGTTAAGAGAGCCAAGTGTGGTGAGAATTGGTTGGAGGCTGACTCCACCTGCATCTAATTCCATCTATAGCATTAACATTCCACCCTTATAAACaaccaaaattattattattattttcctcaTCTTCATCAACATTACTTTTTGTTCATCACTAGAGgatcatttctcttctttcccACTGCTTGGTTCGTAAAATGAGGAacgaaaataaaagaaataatggaagaaaataatttaggctcaccaaaattttctctccaaaataGGTGAGATTGAAGAGAAATTCGGGAAGCATGAATAAAGATTACTATTTGCTTCCCTCTACTTTCTCTGCATAGTGAAACAATGGGATATAATACCCATccctcctcttttcttttctcacctATATGTTCTCTTCCAAAAAGTAAATCCAGTGTTAGCACTTTCTTACACTTCCTATTAACCAAATAGGGAAAATTCCATTAAAACCTTCATGAGTTTGAAAAACACCTATATAACCTGGAACTGTTTCTCACTGTCatactttcatttcttttgctACAATTTCTCAGGAACCAAACAAACGTGAAATCAAAGGTATTACAATTTTGCCAGACTGAAAGTACTCCAAAGAcacaaaacttcaaaatctgtacataattttcttttccttagtttTCTCAGCAATCAAACAGGCAAATAGAAAGGGAAAGCTAAAACTTTTAGACCATTACCTTGCGGAGAGTGTCTTCGGTGGTGGAATGAGAGAGGCGGCCAACAAATACGGTGCAATAAGGGTCTCCGATGACCTTGGGATCTCCGAAGGGCTCATCTGCAAAAGGATATTTTGAGTGAGGGGTGGAAATAGGAATATTAGAGTTAGAGCGGAGGGAAGTGAACATTTTGGGAGAACTTAAGAAAGAGAGCGAGAAATACAGAGGCCAGCGGAGGAGCAGAGTTGGGCTCGGTAAACAGCGTTGTCGTGGGGGAGAATGTCGGTGCCGTCTATGCTTCCGGCTTGGATCGGATGGTAGGACTCGGCGTAGAACACTGCGTTTACTTTGCTCCCACTCATTTTCCCTCGCTAAACTTCCATGAACTCGgttgctttcttttatttcgAGGGGATTCTCATTAGTGGGAAAATTGGAGATTTCCGATTGTGCATCTAGCCGTCCATTTTCATCCGACAGACGATACTATGCCACGTGTTccattcaaatttaaataataaaatattaattaattttttaaaagaaaattaaaatataaataataaataattaaaatcaaataattaaaaaattagggtGGCCGGCCGGCCACTTCTAACCCACCCCAGCTGAGCCATGGGGtagcttcggccaccccaagggccgattaggggtggccgaagccaccccatggccccaaaggtggttcggccacctcagttttttaattatttgattttaatttttttatttgattttaatttttaattttttttaaaaaaaattaattaatattttattatttaatttgagtGGGACACGAGTGTGGGCTAATGGATGAAAATAGACAGCCAAAATGCACAATtggagaattttcaattttcccACTAATGGGAAAGAATCTGATCCAGATCTTTGAGGAAGTTATTTTGATGAAATACTTTATATATTACAGTCTTATAAAATAGTTTCAAATAGAGTAATGTaaagtaaaataatattatGATATTTTGGAATTGGAAAAAAATTCTGTATAAGTTCTTTGATTTTGACCTTTTACTCAATCATTttatagagattttttttttttttaaggaattttatagagatttaaaacacattaaattACCCTTTAAAATACTCATCATTATTAAATCActcattgttatttttttattattattattattttatatggcATGTTTAAGGTAATGTGGCTAGGTTCATTGGTGTCCGCTCAAGGACATGTACAcgtgttaaaattttattgaatatgATGTAACCACCATCTAAGATCTTGTAACTCtttgttttttgaaatcttGTAACTATTGTCACTCAAGAtattgtaactcttgtctcttTGTAACTATTGTCTCTTTGAAATCTTGTAACCATTGTCTTTTGAATTCTTGTATCAAATATAAAgaatatatgtgtgtgttggGTTCGTATAAATCCACAGAGTCGATGTTCTCTTTGGGAAAAATTGCGTCCAAGATGGCGTTGTTTTCGTCACTCTCATCGTTGAGGTGAAACAATTTCGATGTGTCTTCATCGGAGTTGATTCGAGAGACGTTGGTGGATTTGCCAGGGAACCAACGTTTTCTTTAGGAAGAaacattttttcccaaaattgttTGTGTAtcttctggaaaaaaaaaaaaaaaaaaaaaagttttgtccAAGATGGCGTTGTTGTTTTCATCGCTCTCTTCGTTGAGGTGAGATGTGTTTTCGTCAGAGTTGATTCGGGAGACGTTGGTGGGATTTGTCGGGTAACCAACGTTTTCTTCAAGAAACATTTTCCCCAAAATTGTTTGTGTatcttttgaacaaaaaaaaaaaaaaaagtttcgtCCAAGATGGCGTTGTTGTTTTCATTGCTCTCGTCGTTGAAGTGAAACAACACGGTTGATTTGTCTTCGTTGGAGTTGATTCGGGAGACGTTGGTGGGATTTATCGAGGAACCAACATTTTCTTCAGGAAACATTTTCCCTGAAATTGTTTGTGTATCTTCTGAAAAAAATGTTTCGTCACAGTCGGTGCTCTCACCCTCACCGCCGACAAAACCATGAAAGTTTTCATTCATTTTCACTCACTTTGGGAGGCACAGGGGAGGCAAAGCAACAGTTTCTGGTGTGGAGGGTATGTGGGTACTGTTTGTAGGATACTAGCCTTTATAAGGTATGCACAGAGGCTGGTCTCGGTGGGAAAATGATATTCACGAAACCCATTTCCCCCTCCCATCCGTCTCGTGCTGGATGTGGCGTGGTCCTTTCGGCCATGTCACATCGgacccttttttaaaaaaaataaaataagacacaaaaaaaaggtgtagactatatatatataatgatttttttctttatatttgatACCAGAGTTACAAGAGCTCAGTTCAAGACACAATGATTACAAAAGATCAAAGATGCAATAGTTACATGATCTTGTAAATGATGGCTATAGGccaaattatttaaaatgtgttttttctctttttctttatctccttttagtttattatcattatatatgtgtgtgtgggggCTCGTATAAATCCACAGATTCAATGTTGGCATTGTTGTTTTCGATCTTGAAACATTAGCAAGAAATGAAGGATTGTACTTAGAAGTCAAACAGCCATCACATGGCATGGATCCTAGTATGATGAATGTATCAAACGATTGTCTTCATCATCAAGAATCATCTTATGTAACTCCAAAACCTGAGGATGTAGCTGCTAGTGACCAAACTACTCATATCTTTGGATTTGATCTTAATGAAAATATCTTGGCCAATGAAGATGGATACCCTAAACATTTAGTCTATGAAACTATATCTTATCATGCAAAAACTCTTGTTGTTGAGGTGAAACAACTTTGATGTGTTTGTCGGAGTTGATTCGGGAGACGTTGGTTGGATTTTTTAGGGAACCAACGTTTTCTTCAGGAaacattttctccaaaattgttTGTGtatcttctttaaaaaaaaaagtttcgtCCAAGATGGCGTTGTTGGTTTTGTTGCTCTCGTCGTTGAGGTGAAACGACTCTGATGTGTCTTTGTCGAAGTTGATTCGGGAGACGTTGGTGGGatttgcaggaaaaaaaaaaaaaaaaccattttggCCAAGGTGTGTTGTTGTTTTCATCACTCTCGTCGTTGAGGTGAAACAACAAGGCTGATGTGTCTTCATCGGAGTTGATTCGGGGATGTTGGTGGGATTTGCCTGGAAACTAACGTTTTCTTCAGGAAACATTTTCCCCAAGATTGGTTGTGTgtcttctgaaaaaaaaaaaaaaaaaaaaaagtttcatccTAGTCGGTGCTCTCACCCTCACCACCGGCGCAACCATAAAAGTTCTCGTTCATTTTCACTCCCTTTGGGAGGCATATGAGAGGTAGAGCGATAGTCTATGGTGTGGAGGGTAGGGTATTGTTTATATAGGGTACTAGCTTTTATAGGGTACGTACAAAGGCTGGTCTCGGTGTAAAAAGGCTATGCGCGAAACCTATTTTCCCCCTTCCATCCGTCTCGTGCTGATGTGGCCTAGTCCTGTCAGCCACATCACATCAGAccgatttttataaaataagacaCAAGAAaggcatgtatatatatatataaactgataataaaataaaagagaaaaaacacattttaaataatttggCCTATAGCCATCATCTACAAGATCTTGTCACTCTTGTTTCTTGAAATCTTGTAACTAttgttatttgaaataaaataaagttttcaatGAAATAGAACGATAAAAAGACATACATATAAGCATTTCGTCATTTTCTGCGTAGTTTATTTgacatgaaaaattcaataatcTTCCTGCAATTTTTACCTAAGGTAATGTAATAAGGTAAAGTGAGTAAGATAATAGATTTTGTCTCAATTGTTACATAGATTTACAATTATTCATTCGAATTAGAGAAAccacaaaatacttaaaaacgAGGTTCAAAGAAAATACACATGTAACTTGATTGTTTTTTAATGATACTCGAATAGATGCAGACATTGAAATTGGTATTTTTCGTTGATGGTTAATTCCTTCTACCCCGTCAATTCTATGAAGATGATGAATCATAAATCAAAAAGGAATCCTATATTATATGTAGTTTAGGGAATGCTAGAATATTTTGTAAGATCTTGTAATTCgtctcttgagctcttgtaactCTTGTATCAAATATAAAGAATATTTGCCGGGGAACCAACGTTTTCTTCAAGAAACATTTTTCCAAAAACTGTTTGTGTATCTTCtgaaaaaaaaggtttcatCCAGTCGGTGCTCTTACCCTCACTGCCAGCGAAACCATGAAAGTTCTCGTTGATTTTCACTCAATTTGGGAGGCACAGGGGAGGTAGAGCGACAGTCTCTAGGGTGGAGGTTTGGTGGGTCCTGGAGGTTGGTCTCGGTGGGAAAATGCTATGCGCGAAACCCATTTTCCCCCTCCCATCCGTCTCATGCTGATGTGGTGTGGTCCTGTCAGCCACATCACATCAGACCccgctttttaaaaaaaaaattaaataagacaCACAAAAATCCCAAATAAGGCGTAGACTAgattttatcatatatataaactgataataaaataaaatgagataaagaaaagagaaaaaatacattttaaataatttggCCTATATCCATCATCTACAAGATTTTGTCACTCTTGTTTTTTGAAATCTTGTAACTATTGTCACTTGAGATCTTGTAACTCTTTTCTCTTGATTGCTGAATACATTAGAAATATCGTTCTTATGGGGATCAAGACTTATAAACAATTATTATTGAACAACGAACAACTATAGCTATTATGCAATACATCaaacaaaattcattaatgaaaaatacataaattcattggaaagtaaaaaataCACATATCGGATGAATTGTTGCTATATGTTATAATAATGAATTATTGGTTTAGTTgaataactaaataaaatagatagacCTAAATTagttgaataaataaataaaatagatagacCTTTCTCTTTGTCTCTTAGGTCACATTTTAGTTGACCGTgaacttaattataattatttttattccaaAGTGAAGATACCTACACCATCCAGATCCGAATAATAAAATGGTTCATTTGTCACAAATGTTATATCCAACGGCAAAttactaaatttaaaattctattGATCAAGTTGACATTtgtatgagagtctactaatAAGGGCAAAAATCCAAATGGGAATGAGTATTACTAAAATGCAACAAATTGGAACGAAACTACcccttctatatatatattttttgaacaatgtagAAATACCCTAATTTCCTAACTGAAATTGAGacttacttaattattattttatgagtaattttaaatatttattttctatctctcttatataattatataattgatGTAATAAAGCcgtcgggtttttttttttggtttctcaaTAAAAATTAACTCAAATGCTTATTGACATTCAAAGTATTCGGGTCCCTTCATTAATAGACTTGGTAGGtagtttttagtttaaaattgattgatatgatataaagtgaatacaaattttaaattttttaatgaaaaataaaagattttgttttatagtaaattttttatttaaataagggCTAAATGTATAATTAGTCTTAGTGATTAACCTTAATTACAAAACGTTATTTGTAGTttcaaaatgaactcagaggtcttttgccaaaaaaatgatttaatccttgtagtcaaattccgttaaaaaatttaacagattctgttaGTTGTCATGTCACCACCAATGCAATGGTGACACGAAttgctcttaataaaaaaatataaatatataaacgtaaaaaaaaaaaaaactataaaataatttttgttttaaaaaaaaaactacacagttttctctcttcccccatttcatcGTTCACTCCTCCCCTTTTCATCTCTgtctcttcccccatttcatctctcttccctctcccctcacCGACGACCGGCAACAAAGACCACGATGCCGAGCACCGATGATGACGAGCCAGCCACATCTCCGACTACAAGCTAAACCcacttt from Corylus avellana chromosome ca1, CavTom2PMs-1.0 encodes the following:
- the LOC132162976 gene encoding U11/U12 small nuclear ribonucleoprotein 35 kDa protein, producing the protein MSGSKVNAVFYAESYHPIQAGSIDGTDILPHDNAVYRAQLCSSAGLYEPFGDPKVIGDPYCTVFVGRLSHSTTEDTLRKAMSKYGRVRNLRLVRHIVTGASRGYAFVEYETEREMRRAYKDAHHSMIDDCEIMVDYNRQQLMPGWIPRRLGGGLGGKKESGQLRFGGREKPFRAPLRPIPFDDLKRLGIPPPPEGRYMSRFQDPSPPRKERSSVDREESSHKSSRDGREHTHKRSSVDGKERYHSRSSVDPEELSQRWSSVEREEYHGKRTSMERDDHSANMRSTGREERHHKRSSSDRTRKRSSKDEDERSHKRHKHSSHSRRHERRSTSHELSSDH